In Streptomyces sp. NBC_01264, the DNA window AGAGGGCGGCGCGGTAGAGGGCGGCGTTGGCTTGGCGGTCGCCGCCGCGGTTGAGTCTGCGGCGTTGGGTCTTGCCGGAGGGCTGTTCGACGGGGCTGACTCCGCACAGGGCGGCGAAGGCGGCCTCGCTGGTGAGGCGCTCGGGGTTGTCTCCGGCGGCAATGAGCAGGGCGGCGGCACTGTCGGGTCCGATTCCGCGCACGTCGAGGAGGCCGGGACGGCTGGCGTTAACGGCCCGGGTTATCCGTTTGACCAGGTCGTCGATCTCCTCGGTCAGATGCTGGATGCGGCGGGCGAGCAGGCGCAGGGTGTGGCGGGCGGCGCCCGCAGGGCCGTGGTCGAGCGCGTCGTCGAGTCGGGCGCAGCGTTTGGATCAGGTGGGGGTTGGCCAGTCGGGCGAGGTCCTCGCGCAGCGCCGGGTCGGTGCAGATCAGAAGGCTATTGAGCTGGTTGATGGCCTGGGTTCGGGCTTTGACCGCGGATCCTTTCGCGATCTTGAACATGCGCAGGGTCTCGACCGGGCCGTTGCCTGTCTTCGCGGTTGCGGTGGCGCGTCCAGAGAGGACCGCGCGGGCGGCGGCCTCGGCGTCGACGGCGTCGGTCTTGCCGTGGCGGCGCCGGGCGGCCTTGTCGGGCTGGTTGACCTCGGTCACCTCGATGCCTTCGGCGTTCAGGTGACGGGCCAGCGCCTTGCCGTAGGAGCCGGTGCATTCCACCCCGGCCCGTCGGAGCGTGCCGGCCGAGCGGCCCCAGGCGGTGAGCTGGCGGTATCCCTCGGCCGTGGTCGGGAAGCTGCGGCGGTCCACGATGGCACCGAGGACGGTGATGACGGCCGCGGCGTGGAGGTCCTTGTGGGTGTCGACGCCGAGCACGATCTCTTCGGTGCGCTGGTGCGGGATGTGACACGGGACGGCGGGGTGCGGGATGCTGGGCAAGGCTGCTGGTCTCCTGATCGCCTCGGGAACGGTGGCCGTCGCCGGGCCGGGGGCGGCCAAGACTGTGACGGTGCCTGTCGCGAGGCCCCTATCGGGACACACCCCTCTGCCCGGCGGCAGCAGTACCACCCGAGCGATGGCCGACAGATCAACACCAAGGCACCATGGCCAGTCACGTTGCGGGTCAGACCACCGCCCGAAGCAGCACCTACATCCTCACAGTCACGTTGTCGGCGGCATGATCGTCTGAAGGTACGTCAGGGTGTGTCGAGGCTTTGCGTGGCCCGTTGCTCAGGCCATGGCGGACATGCCGGCGGACCCGGTGATGTGGTTCCAGATGGTGAAGCGGACGGTCATTTCGAAGCGGTGGCGCTTGGCGCTCATCAAGTGCCGGTGGGGCCAGAATTGGGTGAGATCCCGGTGAACGCGGACAGGAACCGCTGCGCGGAGCCGGGGCTGCGGAGGCCTTTCATTGCGCGTCCGCGCTGCCTTGTTGGCTGGTGGGAGTTCTCCGCCCGGTTGTTGATCCCCTTGTGCGCGCGGTGTTCTACCGAGGGCATCACCTCACGGTGCGCGGCCCCGTAGGAGGCGAGCTTGTCGGTGACGACCACACGCGGCACCGTCCCGGCGGCCTTCATCAGCCTGCGGAAGAAACGCCTGGCAGCAGCCTTGTCCCGCCGGTTCTGCACCAGGATGTCTAGGATGTTCCCGTCGGCATCGACCGCCCGCCAGAAGTACTTCTGCACCCCGTTGACCTTGATAAAGACCTCGTCGAGGTGCCACTTGTCGCCGGGCTCTGGGCGGCGCCGGCGCAGCGCGTTGGCGTAGGCCTGGCCGAACGTGCGGCACCAGCGGCGGACCGTCTCGTAGGAGACAATCGCGCCGCGCTCGAGCATCATCTCCTCCACCTCGCGGAAGGAGAGCGGGAAGCGGAAGTACAGCCACACGCAGACACGCAGTGGGAGATGATCTCGGCCGGGTAGCGGTGGTTCCTGTACGAGGGCACCACAGACGACACGAGCGGTTCCCCTCCCCGGACGGAGAACCCCAAGATCATCCCAGACCCCCACCGACAACGTGACAAGGCCCCATCGAGTAAGCAATCAAGCAGTTTCTACTCAATAGCTACGTCGCTTCCCCACCCTCAAGTCCTTATCAGATCACGACTCCACACTAAATGAGGGGAAGGCCATACCGAACCAACAGGGCCCCTCGGGCGCTGGTGTGATGAGTGAAGTCAGCACTCCAGCGACCAGGGGCCCTGCCACGTCACCTTCGGCCTGCCTGACCCCGCGCAGTCATCCCATCAGAGCCGGGATGACTAGGGTTCAGTCACGGCAGCTGTAGTTCTGGTTCAGGGCTGATCGTGGCGGTGGTGTCGTTGCTGGTGGCGGGTGGTCGCGACGGCTTGGTGGTGGCGCCGCCAGGCGATCCAGTGCAGGACGTGGTCACGGTCGCGGGCTGGTGGGGGTAGCACAAGGGCCCGGAGGAGACGGATGAGCTCGGGGCAGGTCAGCGGGACGAGTCCGGGCGGCGGCTCGGAGTCTTCGTGGACGGCTGCGGTGGTGAGGGCGAGGACGGCGGCGGCGATCAGGGAGAACAGTGACCAGCGCATCCAGGAGTTCCAGCAGGTCACCTGGCCCTGGTCGAGTCCGGTGAAGCCCTTGCCGAGCTGGAAGGCTTCCTCGATGCGCCACCTGCGGCAGATCACTTCCACCAGCGTGGCCAGCGAAACGTCGCCGGGCGCCCAGCAGCGGAAGAAGGACACCTCACCGGTGTAGCGGTGCCGCCGCGCGACCAACACACTCGTCCCGGCCCCGGCCCCGGCCCCGGCCCCGTTCTCGTTCTCGTTCTCGTTCTGGTCGGGAGTGTCGTCGGGGCGGACGTCGAGCCAGGCCCAGTCGTACTCCCGGGTGCCCTTGGTGCCATGCCCGGTCTGCCGGCGCATCCACTGCCCGGGCCGCACCCTGTTGACCAGTTTGCGGGCCTCCCGCCGGTGGCCGGCCCCGTCGGTGACCTGGTACGAAGCCGGGATACCGACCACGTAGCCGAGATCCAGCGCGCGTATGCCCCGGCGCAGTTCGCGTCCGCAGTACACCTCGTCGCCCGCGAACCAGCGGGCCTCGATCCCCGTGGCGAGTGCGTCGGTGACCATGGCCAGTGCCTGCTGCGGTTTCGTCGCGAAGGTGACGTGCTCCGGCACCCCGGCCATCTGGCGGCGTTCCTCGTCCGCGGCCCAGTCCGCCGGGAGGTACAGGGCCCGGTCAAGGATCATCTTCGTGGTCGAGGTGACCGCCGCCAGGTGGACCGCCACCTGGCACAGACCCACACCGCCGATCGCCCCCGAGTACTGCCTGCCGGCCCCCACGCAGTCCGTGGACGACTTCGCATCGCCCGTCTCGTCCACCACCA includes these proteins:
- a CDS encoding IS701 family transposase, producing MTTYRDAVAVEATVAEKAWGEAFGRAMSVVAGCFVRREARATAAELVTGLLLEVDTRNCWTLGQALGHPGPHRLQHLLSRARFDHDLARREIAGLLAGELAGQEVVLVVDETGDAKSSTDCVGAGRQYSGAIGGVGLCQVAVHLAAVTSTTKMILDRALYLPADWAADEERRQMAGVPEHVTFATKPQQALAMVTDALATGIEARWFAGDEVYCGRELRRGIRALDLGYVVGIPASYQVTDGAGHRREARKLVNRVRPGQWMRRQTGHGTKGTREYDWAWLDVRPDDTPDQNENENENGAGAGAGAGTSVLVARRHRYTGEVSFFRCWAPGDVSLATLVEVICRRWRIEEAFQLGKGFTGLDQGQVTCWNSWMRWSLFSLIAAAVLALTTAAVHEDSEPPPGLVPLTCPELIRLLRALVLPPPARDRDHVLHWIAWRRHHQAVATTRHQQRHHRHDQP